TTGGTAACTTTGTGCATCATATACTCTTCCAAGAAAAAATTACATACTTGGCCCCTCAAAGGACTTTATAATAGGATTTGACATCAAACTCACTATTAACTTTAGGTGTCCACCTCAAAAGATCATGAGCACAACTGCAGGATTTTGGAGTAAAGAGTGTTGATAAAAGATTGACTTATTCCAATTCCCAATCACTGAACGCACATACAAAACTGATGTTCCATGATAGAGACCCTCCTCGAACCAGATGCTCCAAGGAAGAGTATAAAGATGCATCTTTTCCCACTGCAATACAGTACAAATCAGGATATATCTCTTATAGAGCACCATTACTGCACCATATATCATGCCATAGTCTTAACCTATCACCATCCCCAACCACATAACTAGTACAACTCATGAATGCATCACATCCCAATCCTTTGCACTTCCTCAGTGTCCAAAAAGTAATTGCCTTCCTCTCCAAATCTCCACCACCAGTTCCTCAATAAAGTAACTGGTTTATAACCCCAATACTTgtcatgaaaagaaaaataaataaacagtgTCATGGTCCTTGTTTAAAAAATTCCATTGGATTCAGTTCAACAAGGTGCAATCTTCACTCAAATATGAGTAGTTAGTTGTTTCTTACAGACCAAACAGTAGTCCATACCATTCCTCCTAATAGTATTGTATCTGAAGTTTATTAGGATAATAAGACTAATCTCCTAGGCAAAATTCATGTTTATAGCACAACATTACTCGGCACAATCAAATAAGCAGTTTAAACCATTCTAATATATGTAAATTAGCAGTAGAACTAAAAATTCATGCCAATCATAGCACTAGAAATCCCAAAATCACCACTAAGCACTGACCTTGAATCAACCAGTTGGCTTCCCTCTGATACTGCTCCGCATTCAGCACCAACCCCGGTTGCAGCACAGAAACCGGCCACCATTTCGGCAACTTCTTCTCCCGGGGCCGAACCCGAGTCCCCGAAACCCTCTCCGACACTCCCACATTGGTTGCCGAAGCTGCCACCGCCGGCGACAACGGATTGCTCGAAACCCTCTTCAAATTCTCCCTCTCCTTGACCTTTCTCCCAACgccaacagcaacaacaacctCTCTTCCCCCAAGACTCCGGTCCCTCCGCACCACGACCGGCCCGGAATCTCCCAACCCGGACCGGCCCCGAATAAGCCATAACCCTAATTTCCCCAAAACCCTAAAAGCGAAAACGAGAACGAAGCTACAAAGGACCAAATTCCCGGCGAAGACAACAGTCGAGCGGCGACAAGAGACGAGGATTCGGCGGTTATCGTCGAGAGTGATTAGGGTTCGTAAGTCGTGGTAAGCGTCGAGTGAAGAGGAAATGAAGCGTTGGAAGTTGGCGTGGAGGAACGACGTGGTTTGGTTGAGGTCGATCACGGTTTGGAGCGTTGAGCTGTCGGAGGAAGAGGAGGTGGTGCCGATAGTggtgggggtggtggtggtgaaggGGGAAGAGAGTTTGGGGTTCCGGCGATAAGTACGGCGGCGTTTTGGGGGTAAAGAAGAGCAAGAGATATGGaggaggaggtggtggtggtggcattGGTATTGCGAGAGAGAAAAGGGAGTGTAGATGAGTGTGTTTGCAGAGTTCATAAATGAATTTGGTATAGACTATAGAGTAGTAGTATATGTATCAGTGTGAAGGTTTGGGGTTAAAGAGATTTTTGTCTGAATGAGTTGTGAATTATGGGAGCTCAGTATAGACTGTATAGGTAGAGATTTTTGTCGTTGTTGTTGACTTGTTTCCTCCTTGATGATGGCTGGAGGAGAAATATATGTTTGTTTGCCTGTAGAAGGGGAAATATTTGTAAAATGACACCAACCTCCGAACAATATCGTTAGTTAGCAATGttggccaaaatggccatataccacatttttcaaaaactcgAATTCCTCATCAATTCTACCACCGTGGCACTGCTGAGTTGGATTTgtgcgattaaaaaaaaaattatgtggtactcgagcttggtaaactcgagtaccatttacacaatactcgagtataccaagctcgagtactttttataaataaaatgcaaaaaaaaaaaaaaaaaaaaaaagtttacatagtactcgagtttggtaaactcgagtactgtgtaaacttttttttttttttttttgggataaacaacaaataaacataaagataaaaacaagtagctttttttttatgtttttatttatttaaatagaagcattgtaaaatatagaaattttaatttcgaaatatgaatttaatttctacattaattaaaattgttcactattttctcataaaaattgttcactgttttatgtataaacaatttctatgattttgcataaaattattttctgttcagcattatttaagaaattgttcgctctcttttttgcataaattattttctgttcactatttaaaaaattgttcactattttctcataaaacacctagtgaaattgtgttttctaaatttaaacgtcaaatttgaatgctttttcatgtttgaatttcacaataatcgaatatatttttttgcattgataaaatctgtttctacattaataaaattttccctctgcacatcatatttactgaatattcaaatctgcttactacattcataaaatctattttctgcattaagtaaaactgttcactgttttcttataaaaattgttcactgttttctgcataaactatttcaaatattctacataaaattattttctgtttagcattatttaaaaaaattgttcactctcttttctatGTAAATTATTCTGTGTTcgctatttaaaaaattgttcgctgttttctcataaaacacctagtgaaattgtgttttctaaatttaaaagccaaatctgaatgctttttcatgtttaaatttcacaataatcgaatttgtttttctgcattgataaaatctgcttctacgttaataaaatttgctctctacacatcatgtttactgtattttCGAAGCTGCttaccgcattcataaaatttgttttttgcattaagtaaaactgttcactgttttcacataaaaattgttcactgttttctgcataaactatttttagCATTGGTGCAATTATTGCACTtaaatggtttttgtgtttttttttaaataagtaaccatatgaataat
The Quercus lobata isolate SW786 chromosome 10, ValleyOak3.0 Primary Assembly, whole genome shotgun sequence DNA segment above includes these coding regions:
- the LOC115963421 gene encoding uncharacterized protein LOC115963421 isoform X1, with the protein product MNSANTLIYTPFSLSQYQCHHHHLLLHISCSSLPPKRRRTYRRNPKLSSPFTTTTPTTIGTTSSSSDSSTLQTVIDLNQTTSFLHANFQRFISSSLDAYHDLRTLITLDDNRRILVSCRRSTVVFAGNLVLCSFVLVFAFRVLGKLGLWLIRGRSGLGDSGPVVVRRDRSLGGREVVVAVGVGRKVKERENLKRVSSNPLSPAVAASATNVGVSERVSGTRVRPREKKLPKWWPVSVLQPGLVLNAEQYQREANWLIQVITDNRINGRDIVEDDIIQLRQICRTSGVRVSFDTINTRDSFYRASVDFVLNVCSRAPSHCTSVQIDGEDARQFVAGLAENIGLENIRAAIIVSAAVAARTRSRFLQAWALEIQGKHAEAKLELSKICLMLRIFPPEESSPEMEMVARGLEKHLKVEQRLFLLNMLVGVCGEEGRISATEALGLVPSQEGIGDGQECKYT
- the LOC115963421 gene encoding uncharacterized protein LOC115963421 isoform X2, producing the protein MNSANTLIYTPFSLSQYQCHHHHLLLHISCSSLPPKRRRTYRRNPKLSSPFTTTTPTTIGTTSSSSDSSTLQTVIDLNQTTSFLHANFQRFISSSLDAYHDLRTLITLDDNRRILVSCRRSTVVFAGNLVLCSFVLVFAFRVLGKLGLWLIRGRSGLGDSGPVVVRRDRSLGGREVVVAVGVGRKVKERENLKRVSSNPLSPAVAASATNVGVSERVSGTRVRPREKKLPKWWPVSVLQPGLVLNAEQYQREANWLIQVITDNRINGRDIVEDDIIQLRQICRTSGVRVSFDTINTRDSFYRASVDFVLNVCSRAPSHCTSVQIDGEDARQFVAGLAENIGLENIRAAIIVSAAVAARTRSRFLQAWALEIQGKHAEAKLELSKICLMLRIFPPEESSPEMEMVARGLEKHLKVEQRLFLLNMLVGVCGEEGRISATEALGLRQE
- the LOC115963421 gene encoding uncharacterized protein LOC115963421 isoform X3, which gives rise to MNSANTLIYTPFSLSQYQCHHHHLLLHISCSSLPPKRRRTYRRNPKLSSPFTTTTPTTIGTTSSSSDSSTLQTVIDLNQTTSFLHANFQRFISSSLDAYHDLRTLITLDDNRRILVSCRRSTVVFAGNLVLCSFVLVFAFRVLGKLGLWLIRGRSGLGDSGPVVVRRDRSLGGREVVVAVGVGRKVKERENLKRVSSNPLSPAVAASATNVGVSERVSGTRVRPREKKLPKWWPVSVLQPGLVLNAEQYQREANWLIQVITDNRINGRDIVEDDIIQLRQICRTSGVRVSFDTINTRDSFYRASVDFVLNVCSRAPSHCTSVQIDGEDARQFVAGLAENIGLENIRAAIIVSAAVAARTRSRFLQAWALEIQGKHAEAKLELSKICLMLRIFPPEESSPEMEMVARGLEKHLKVEQRLFLLNMLVGVCGEEGRISATEALGLK